A single window of Liolophura sinensis isolate JHLJ2023 chromosome 6, CUHK_Ljap_v2, whole genome shotgun sequence DNA harbors:
- the LOC135469128 gene encoding uncharacterized protein LOC135469128 encodes MIQREEAPVNNDLEEESVQVSIPVPSRTDPHLRVASWILTSDFTGNSNLSLDEFNTSYDVTDSSRKCRAFIRDTTNVRDIYREREDFTADQRLGTLNAGRDPSLGPEEQGDLKSWREVRCPGKQAALKRGYRRMLAVLEGVRVFGKRVAHGMIGRCVDAMN; translated from the exons ATGATCCAAAGGGAGGAGGCTCCAGTTAATAATGACCTAGAGGAAGAATCTGTACAGGTCTCCATCCCTGTACCAAGCCGCACTGACCCACACCTCCGCGTTGCCTCTTGGATACTGACCAGCGACTTTACTGGAAACTCTAACCTATCGTTGGACGAATTTAATACTTCATATGACGTTACCGATTCTAGCCGGAAGTGCCGGGCCTTCATTCGCGATACGACCAATGTGCGGGACATATACAGAGAACGGGAAGACTTCACCGCTGATCAGCGACTTGGGACACTCAATGCGGGGAGAG ACCCCAGTCTAGGTCCTGAAGAACAGGGTGACTTAAAAAGCTGGCGGGAAGTGAGGTGTCCCGGAAAGCAAGCAGCGTTAAAAAGAGGTTATCGAAGAATGCTCGCTGTATTGGAAGGAGTCAGGGTGTTTGGGAAGAGAGTTGCCCACGGGATGATCGGCAGATGTGTGGATGCCATGAACTAG